From the Acidobacteriota bacterium genome, the window GGCGGGAACGACGGCGGCTCGGGCGGGTTGGGGCGTCAGACTCGCTGCAGCCAGAAACAATATCAATACGGTTTTGCCTCGCATAACGCATCCTCAAATTCGAATTGTCATTGCTCGTGGAGTGACTACTTGAGCCATTTCAGTTACCGATGTAGCGATAATAGAACGAAGGTGGAGGAACCACCAAGCACCGCGAATGAGATCTCCCATAAAGACAAAGCACCAGGGCACGAAGGACCTTCCGCGCCTTCGTGTCTCGGTGCCTTTGTGTTGAGAGGCTTTGTTATTCCTTTCTAGCCTGCTGAGCCTTCGAGCCGATTTCCTTCAACAACTCTTGGACGGCCACTTCGATCTGCCGGTCGCGGCCTGCCAGGTTGTCTTCAGGCGAGTTCTCGACGAAGATGTCGGGCTTCACGCCGTAGTTCTCCATGTTCGTCCGGTTCTTATCGGCGAGAAACACTCCAACGCCCGGCGTGCGGACCGTAGAGCCGTCGATCAACGAATAGCTCCCCGTGCCGATCACCGCGCCCGTCGTTGGGGTGCCGATCACCTTGCCTAATCCGAGAGCGCGGAAGCCGGCCGGGAACATCTCGGAGTTGGAAGCCGAACGCCAATTCTGCAGCACCACTTTCGGTCCGAAGAATCCTGCGAACGGCCGGCCGGTAGCTTCAGTGCCGCGAGGTTGCCATATCTGATACTCGCGCTGCACAAGTAGGGCCAGCAGCTCCTGCTCGATGTTGCCGCCGCCGTTCCAGCGCTCGTCGATGATCACCGCTTCCTTGTTGCGATTTTCGCGCAGCTCCTTTTCGAAGCGGCGCAGCGAAGGCTGATTCATCGATTGAATGTGCAGGTATCCGATGCGCCCGTTCGAGAGCTTGTCCACCATCGCGCGGCGATCCTTAACCCATCGCTCATATCGAAGCTGGCTGTAAGCCTGCGACGAAACCGGTTCGATGCGGCTCTTCCACGCGCCTTCTTCGGACGGCTTGTTGTTGAAGGTGACTTCGATCTTGCGGTTGAGCCGATGATTGAGCATCGCCCAGTAGTTGTCTCCCGCTTTTACGGGCTTGCCGTTGATGGCGATCAGATAGTCGCCCGCGCTCACCCTGACCCAGTCTTTGTCGGCCGGCCCTTCTTCATAAACGTGAGTGACTTTGTAGCGGCCCGCGGTGTCATCGGCGGCCAGCTCGACACCCAGGTGGAAAGTGGAAACTCCGCCGGCATCACGACCGCGCGGGGGCGGGGCGGCGCCGGTGTGCGATGCGTTCAACTCGCCGATCATCTCGTTGACTATGTTCAGAAGCTCCTGACGGTCGCCTACGAATTCAACGAGCGGTTGATACTTCGCGCGCGCGCCGTCCCAGTCCTTGCCGTGCATCCCCGCGTCGTAGAAGCGATATTTCATCGTGCGCCACGCGTCGTCGAACATTTCCGCCCACTCGGTCGACTTGTCGATCTTCACTCGGGCAGTGAAGCTGATGCGCCGCCGCGCGCCCTCTCGTCCGCCCGATGCAGCCGCGGCAGGCGCGGCGGGCGCGCCGGACCCAAAGCCGGCGGTTGCGGGAGCAATCGAGACCGAGTAGATCGAACTCCCTTCCTTGAAGAAAAGCGTGCGGCCGTCACGCGCGATGTTGAGGCTGTTGATGCCTCCGCCAAAACCTCCAAATCCGCCGCCCGGCCCGCCGGCGTCATCGGTCGAAGGCGGCTCGCCGGCGGTAACGCGGGCCAATCGCCTGCCGTCTTCTTGTATCGAGTAGATGACCGGAATAGAGCGAATGCCCGCCGGTTCAGTTGTGACAAATACAACCGTGCGGTTATCCGGAGCTACAGCATAGTTGAACACCGCGAACGGCATTCGAGTTAGCTGTTTGGTTCGCCGCTTGAGACCGGCCCAGTCGATGTTGATGTCTTTCGGCGGCGCGGTGCGCTGAGCGCCGGCTACGCGGCGCGCGACCGCGTCGTTGCTTTGATCCTGCAAGTCGCCTTCCGGACGGTCCTCAGGATCGGCTGGGTCGCGCTCCTCGCGTTCCAGCGCGACTGAGTAGATCTGCGCCGACGGTTGCCCGCCTCCGCCCAATCCCGCTTCAGTCCGAACGAAGTAAAGCTTGCGGCCATCGTGAGTGAACTGCGGATTCACGTCGTTGAAAGAGTCGAAGGTGACCTTTCGCTCTTCGCCGCCGCTCGAAGGGATTAGATAAACATCGGAGGTTCGAACGTAGTCGGCCTTCGAGAAAGCGATCCACTTGCCATCGGGCGACCATACCGGCCCTCCGATGTTGCCGTATTTCGACGAAGCGAGCTCGATTGTTTGCTTCGAGTCAACGGCGTACTTGCGGAGCTTATTGTCCGAAGCCGTGAATGCGATCTCCTTGGAGTTCGGCGACCAGATGAACGAAAACTTCAGCGAGTCGAGATCGGTGATCTTCTGCGGCTCGCCAGTCGCGTCCGCCGCAATGAGATAGATTTCTTCACGCCCGCTGCGGTCGCTGGTGAAAGCGACCCACTTGCCGTCGGGCGAATATCCGGGGTCTTTGTCCCGCGCGGGGCTGTCGGTAATCTGGCGAAGGTCGCCTTCTTCAGTCGGGGCGGTGAAGATCTCGCCGTGAATAGAGAAGGCTATGCGGCGTCCCGAAGGCGCGAGGTCGTAATCGTCAGCTTGCGAGTTGAAGTCTCGGACTTCAGCCAGGTTCTCCTGGGTCTCCGCGGCTATGTCGAGCTTGATCAGCGCGGCTTTTCGGCTGGCCACGTCGAGTTTCCACAGGCCGAAGTCGTGCTCGAAGACTATTACCTTTCCGTCCGCGCTTATCGCCGGAAAGCGCACGTCACCGGTCTTGAATGAAGTGACGCGATCGGCTTTTCCGCCGGCTTCGGCGACTCGCCAGATATTGGTCAACCCGTTGCCTTCGCGATCGCTCACGAAGTAGATGAAGCCATCGGTGCTCCACATCGGCCACGAGTCTATCCCGTCGAAGTCGGTAAGGTCGGTGAACTTCTTGGACGCGATATCCATCACGGTGACATCCGTCTGCATGGCGCCGCGATAGTACTTGCGCCAGTAAGACTGACCCTTCCGATTGATCGCGAGTTTCTTGCCGTCGGGCGAGTAGCTGGCGTTCACTCCCATATCGGCGCCTGCATTGCGCTCCATTCCCCCTTCGATCGAAACGGTGTAGAGCTTTCCGGTGAAGTCGTCGCCGCGGCTCGAAGCGAACAAGACTGCGCGTGAATCAGGCGTCCACCCCAGCACTGTGTCGTCGGCGGAATGAAAAGTGAGTTGCTTCGCCGCGCCCCCTTCGCTCGGAACAAGGAAGACGTCAGCATTGCCGTTGCGGTCCGAAGAAAAAGCGATCCATTTCCCGTCCGGCGAGAAGCGCGGATAGACGTCGCGCGCCTTGTTGGCGGTGATGCGCTTGATGTTTTTGCCGTCTTCGTCGGCGGTCCATATGTCCGCAAGGTAAGTGAAGGCAATTTTTCCGTGATTATAATGCGGGTAGCGAATGAGTCTGGCCTCGCCGCCCGCGGCAGTGAGCGGCGCGCACAACGCCAGGAAGAAAACAAGGGCATAGAGTCTTTTCATAGGGTCTCCTTTTGTGGCAGAGCGGCACGATGGTTGAGATGTTCAGAGTTCAACCTTCAGGTTGCGCGAAACCGGCAAGCTAAAGCTTGGACTCTGAACCTCGGATGATCGGCGAACTGCAAGCATAGTCCAGAATTGGTAAGGTTGGCGAATGGCAAGGACGGTTTCGGCCCTGCCCGGGTTACACGAAAACGCTCGGCCCTTGCGTATGTGGCCGTGATCTGCCACGCGCGTCGCTTGTCTGCAAGCGACAACCTTGGCGGCAGCCGGGCCGCGGAACAAGCCGGCTGGCATTCGTGCCAATGTTCCGTGCGTAACGCGCGGTTACTTGCTCGAGCAAAGATAATATGTCACTATTTATCCATCCTGGGTCGGCTCATAGACGAGCTGGAAATTTTCTGAAGCGAGAAAGAAAAATGAGCAACGACGACCTTACTCACAACCTGGCAGATAAAGAAGACGACAAAACAACTCAGGCGACGATCATGGCGGTGTTTAGACTACTTCAAGACTTAGACAAGCGGCTCAACGCCCGACTTGATGCGATAGAAACCCGACTTGATGCGTTAGATACCCGACTTGATGCGTTAGAAACGAGAGTCGGTACCGTAGAAACTCGACTTGACGCACTGGAATACGAGGTAAAGAGTGGATTCATCCAACTGGGCGATAAGCTCGCGGATCAGATGGATCGAACCAGGGCGCACGCCGACGCGGACTATGAGAAGCTGCAAAGAAAGATTCGCCAATTGGAATCTAAAGCGTCATGAGCCCAAGAAAACGCCAAGGAGCAATGCCCGGCACGGCAACGGCCCTGATACTACGATGACCAATGGCGGCCACCGTCTCGCTTAGATCTGCATCCACCATTCAATTCAAAGTTGTACTGAACGCGAAACCCGAGCTATGATAGCTCGGGTTTCGTTTAGGTCAAACATAGAGACCCGCTACTCATCACTCGACAATTCAGACGCTGGAGGACAGTCTCATGAAGCCTGTGTGCCGCGCGTTCGTGATCAGTGCACTCGCGTTATTGCTCGCGTCCCCGCTTGCGATTTCAGCGCAGTGGAGCAAGAAGCCTTACACCGAGTGGTCGGAGAAGGAAGCGACGAAGTTGCTCAACGAGTCACCATGGGGTAGGACAGACACCTTTACGGATATGTCGAAAAGTTTTTCGAGCGGCCCCGGGGCTAACCCGACTGCGAGAACAACGCCAAGCGCAGATGCAAGCGTACGCAACGTCCATTTTCGCATCCGCTTCCTGTCAGCCAGGCCCGTTCGCGAAGCCTTCGCCCGGCTCATAGAGCTAAGACAAAAGGGCGCGATACCCGAACAAGTTGCGGCCCGGCTCAAGGCTTTCGTGGTTAGCGGATTCAACGACTTTGTTGTGGTGACGGTGGACTGCGAATCCGAGGCCAAAACCGAATTTCAGCAGGTGCAGGCGTTGCTCAATAACCGAGCCACGGCGGATCTAAAGAACAGCACCTATCTTCAGAGCGGCAACAACAAGGTTTTCCTCGAAGAGTATCAGTCGCCGAAAAGCGACGGGCTTGGCGCTCGACTCGTTTTCCCTCGCCTGGTGGATGGCAAGCCCTGGCTCACCGAGGCAAGCGACGAAATTCACTTTTACTCCGAGCTTTCCACGACCTACAAGCTGGATATGCGCTACAAGGTCAAAGAGATGATGTACCAGGGGAAGCTAGAGTATTGAGCTTTGATTCGCGGCCAGATCGCGCCAGGAAAGGAAAGGACGCTTGTTCAGTGGCAGTCTGTCCCGGCTCACGCAACGTGGCAGGCCGGCTGAAGACAGCTATGGGGGATAAGCTATGAATCTCTCGAGACGTTTTTTGATACTAAGCATACCCGTTCTGCTTTTGCTTTTCTCAGTGACCGCGCCGGCGCAGTGGGACAAGAAACCGTACGCCGAGTGGTCAGACAAGGAAGCCTTGAAAGTGCTCAACCAATCGCCGTGGGGCCAGACGCACTCGTTCACCGATACGTCGAAGATGTTCTCAACCGGACCCCGTGGGCTCAGCCCCCAGCAAACTGCGGAAGCGAACCTGAGACGAGTCAACTTTCGCATTCGCTTCCTCTCGGCCAGGCCCATTCGTGAAGCCTTCGTGCGCGCAATAGAGTTGAAGCAGAAAGGGCAGCTCCCGAAACAGTTCGCCGATCAACTCAAGGCGTTTGTCGCCAATGAATTTCGTGACTTTATTCTGGTCGTGGTGGACTTTGATTCTACTGAGTCGACGGGAGAGATCGAGCAGGTGCGGGCGCTACTCAATAATCGCACAACCGCGGATCTCAAGAACAACACCTACTTGCAGGTCGGGGGCAAGCGCGTTTTCCTGGAGGAGTACCAGTCGCCTAAAAGCGATGGGTTTGGCGCGCGTCTTGTCTTCCCCCGCCTGGTCGAAGGCAAGCCCTTGATCACCGAGGCAACCGAGGATATCCATTTCGTCTCCGAGCTGTCCTCGACCTACAAGCTCGATTCGCGTTACAAAATCAAGGACATGATGTATCAGGGCAAGCTCGAGTATTGAACCGAGTACTGAATCCGCATTCACGGCCGACCGTCTTACGAGGAGTCTTTGCCAAACATTCAGACAGCCCGCCTCAATATCTACTACGAGCTGCACGGCGACGGCGAACCTCTGCTCCTTATTCGCGGGCTCGGCAGCACCAGCGATGGATTCAAAGCACAAGTCGATGGGTTGTCGCCACACTTCCGGGTGATTTCATTTGACAACCGATGCGTCGGCCGCTCCGATCAGCCGCAAGAACCTTTCACGATCGCCGACATGGCTGACGATACAGCGGCGTTGCTGGACGCGCTGGGCATCGAGAGCGCCCACGTGTTCGGGGTATCGCTCGGGGGAATGGTTGCGCAAGAGCTTGTGCTTCGCCACCCGAAGAAGGTACGGTGGCTGGTGCTCGCATGCACTCACGCGGGCCCGCGCACGGCGGTGCGCTCGCCCGAGTGGGCGGTTCGCATTTTCAACGAGTCGCGAGAGATGCCGCGGGCCGAAGCGCTCCGCAGTTCGGTTCCGCTGCTGTTTGCGAAGAAGACAGTCACCGAGCGGCCTGAGCTTATCGAGGAAACTCTCGCGGTGATGGCGAACAACAATCAACCGAAGTCGTCTTATTTGCTCCAGCTCGGCGCGGTGATGGGACACGAAACGTTTGATCGGCTCTCAGAGATAACTCACCGGACTCTGGTGCTCACCGGGAAAGAAGACACGCTGGTCGATCCAGGCAACTCGCGCCTGATCGCCAGCCGCATACCCGGCGCGCGGTTGATCGAATTCGAAGCAACGGGCCACGTCTTCTTCACCGAGAAGTCTGAAGAAGTGAACCGCACGCTCGTTGGTTTTTTTCAAGAGGGACGATGATGAACCTGAGGTCAGAGATCAGAAGTCAGAGGTCAGAGGTCAGAAGTCAGATGAGAATGAGACTAGTATTAGTTTTGGCGGTGACGCTGTTGGGCGCCGAGTCAACCTTGGCGCAAAAGCATGAAGTTGCCTTCACGTCGGGAGTTCTGAAGATTGGCGAGCGTGGATTCGATCTGCCGCAACCCGGCTTCCTGCGTTTCAGCACCGGCTTCACATATGAGTTCAACTACGCCCAGCGCCTCTTCGATGCGCGGCTTGCCGCGCTCTACTTTGAAGTTCCGTTCGCGGGTACGCCGCGCACCAAGATCAAAACTACAAACGCGCTTTCTCCGAACAGCTACTCGTCGATCTTCTTCACCCCCGGCATCAAGGTCAAACTGCTACCGGGTGGTAAGTATTCGCCTTTCGCTACGATGGGAGTTGGGCTTGCGCATTTCCGCGAAGGCGATACCACGGTGAACAATCAAACCGTCGCGGACCGTAACAGCAAGACCGATGTGGTTTTCGCTTTCGGCTTTGGTCTTGATGTGAAGGTACGTTCAATTTTGAGCATCAGAGGCGAGGTGCGCGACTTTTACTCTGAACTTCCGCCTCTCAACGTTCAAGCGTTGAGTGACCGTCAACACAACGCGCTTATTTCGGCAGGCATTGTCTTACGCTTCTGAACCTCTCGAGCTGGACTAACCCACGCGCTTTGCCTTGTCGCTCCAGTGCTTATCGCGCAAGACGTTCTTTTGAATCTTTCCGGTGGCCGTTCGCGGAAGAGCTTCGATGAACTGAATGCGGCGCGGGCACTTGAAGTGAGCCAGGCTCGCGCGGCAAAACTCGATCAATTCCTCTTCACTCGCAATCGCGCCGGACTTCAGCACAACAAGCGCGCAGACTGTCTCGCCCCAGCGTTCGTCGGGCACCCCGATCACCGCGGCTTCCAGCACCGCGGGGTGCTTGTAAAGAAGTCCCTCGACTTCAATCGACGAGATGTTCTCGCCGCCCGAGATGATCAGGTCCTTCTTTCGATCGACGACTTCGATGTAACCCTCGCTGTCCAACAATGCCATATCGCCGGTGTGAAACCATCCATCGACGATCACCGCATCGGTCGCTTCCGGCTGCCGCCAGTAGCCTTTCATTACCACGTTCGCGCGAGTTATTACCTCGCCCACTTCGCCGCTGTCTGGTTTCACATCGCGGCCGTGGTCATCCACGACTCGTATGTCGACGCCGATCATCGGGTAGCCGGTCTTTGCTTGCACCCGGCTTTTTTGATCGGCGGACCAGTCTTGCATGTGAGGTTTGATCTTGCTGACGGTTAGGAAAGGCGCGGTCTCAGTCAGACCGTAGATTTGAATCACCTGCCAACCAAATTTCTCCTGGGCGCCTTGAATCGTCGCAAGTGGAGGAGCCGAGCCGGCCGTTCCTACGCGTACGCCGCGCGGCAACCCGTCGAGCATCGCTGCATTCATCGGGTGATTCAGAGCCATGTTGATCATCGTCGGGGGCATGCACGCAAACGTGACCCGCTCACGCGCGACCAGATCGAAGAACGCGGCGGGCTCAAACTTTTTAATGATCACGTGAGTCCCGCCCATTCCCGTCACGGCATAACCGACGCCCCAACCATTGCAGTGAAACTGCGCGAGCGTGTGCAGATAGACATCGCGTTCGTGAATACCGAACTCGCAGATCGAGTTGATCGCGTTGATGTAGAGGTTGCGATGCGTGAGCATTACGCCCTTTGGACGGCCGGTGGTGCCCGAAGTGTACAGCAGCGCCGACGTTTCGTTTTCATCGATATCGACTGGCGGCGGAGACTCGGGTGATGCCTCGGCGAGCAGCGTCTCGTAGTCGAGCCAGCCTTCTTCGGCGGCCTTCGAGTCGTCGCTGGCCACGACGAAGTGTTCGATTGTCGTAAGCCTGTCGCGAATCGAATCGATAAGACCGGTGAGTCCCTCTTCCACGATCAGCACCTTCGCCCCGCCGTGATTGAGTATGTACTCGAAATCGCCGGCCACCAGGCGAAAGTTGAGCGGCATCAATATCGAACCCAAAAGCGGGGTGCCAAAGAAAGCCTCGAGCACGCGATGGCAATTCTGAGAAAGCATAGCCACGCGATCGTCCTTCTGAATGCCGAGACCGCTCATCGCGTTTGACCATCGATTGACTCTCTCGCCGAACTGACGATAAGTGAGCCGGGTGTCGCCGCAAACGACGGCTTCTTTGTTCGAATGCGCGACCAATGCGCGCTTCAAGAAGTCGTATTCATTGAGAGGAACGATCACGATTGAAGACCTCCGGGGAAGTTGCTCGACCCGAGCGCGGGTCAGCATAGCACAAAGAGAAAGTCATGGTGTAGGGCGGCAGCACGCGGGAACTTCGGCTCACCAAGCGGCGTCTAATTCTTCAGCGCCGACCTGACGAATCAATCGCGTTTGATTTGCTGGTCGTGTTTCAGGCATCATGCCGCTCCGTGAAATCAGACTTTCGATTCCATCACGACATCCGCGTCCGCTTCGCCGACACCGACTTGCAGGGCATCG encodes:
- a CDS encoding S41 family peptidase, producing the protein MKRLYALVFFLALCAPLTAAGGEARLIRYPHYNHGKIAFTYLADIWTADEDGKNIKRITANKARDVYPRFSPDGKWIAFSSDRNGNADVFLVPSEGGAAKQLTFHSADDTVLGWTPDSRAVLFASSRGDDFTGKLYTVSIEGGMERNAGADMGVNASYSPDGKKLAINRKGQSYWRKYYRGAMQTDVTVMDIASKKFTDLTDFDGIDSWPMWSTDGFIYFVSDREGNGLTNIWRVAEAGGKADRVTSFKTGDVRFPAISADGKVIVFEHDFGLWKLDVASRKAALIKLDIAAETQENLAEVRDFNSQADDYDLAPSGRRIAFSIHGEIFTAPTEEGDLRQITDSPARDKDPGYSPDGKWVAFTSDRSGREEIYLIAADATGEPQKITDLDSLKFSFIWSPNSKEIAFTASDNKLRKYAVDSKQTIELASSKYGNIGGPVWSPDGKWIAFSKADYVRTSDVYLIPSSGGEERKVTFDSFNDVNPQFTHDGRKLYFVRTEAGLGGGGQPSAQIYSVALEREERDPADPEDRPEGDLQDQSNDAVARRVAGAQRTAPPKDINIDWAGLKRRTKQLTRMPFAVFNYAVAPDNRTVVFVTTEPAGIRSIPVIYSIQEDGRRLARVTAGEPPSTDDAGGPGGGFGGFGGGINSLNIARDGRTLFFKEGSSIYSVSIAPATAGFGSGAPAAPAAAASGGREGARRRISFTARVKIDKSTEWAEMFDDAWRTMKYRFYDAGMHGKDWDGARAKYQPLVEFVGDRQELLNIVNEMIGELNASHTGAAPPPRGRDAGGVSTFHLGVELAADDTAGRYKVTHVYEEGPADKDWVRVSAGDYLIAINGKPVKAGDNYWAMLNHRLNRKIEVTFNNKPSEEGAWKSRIEPVSSQAYSQLRYERWVKDRRAMVDKLSNGRIGYLHIQSMNQPSLRRFEKELRENRNKEAVIIDERWNGGGNIEQELLALLVQREYQIWQPRGTEATGRPFAGFFGPKVVLQNWRSASNSEMFPAGFRALGLGKVIGTPTTGAVIGTGSYSLIDGSTVRTPGVGVFLADKNRTNMENYGVKPDIFVENSPEDNLAGRDRQIEVAVQELLKEIGSKAQQARKE
- a CDS encoding alpha/beta hydrolase, whose translation is MPNIQTARLNIYYELHGDGEPLLLIRGLGSTSDGFKAQVDGLSPHFRVISFDNRCVGRSDQPQEPFTIADMADDTAALLDALGIESAHVFGVSLGGMVAQELVLRHPKKVRWLVLACTHAGPRTAVRSPEWAVRIFNESREMPRAEALRSSVPLLFAKKTVTERPELIEETLAVMANNNQPKSSYLLQLGAVMGHETFDRLSEITHRTLVLTGKEDTLVDPGNSRLIASRIPGARLIEFEATGHVFFTEKSEEVNRTLVGFFQEGR
- a CDS encoding fatty acid--CoA ligase — encoded protein: MIVPLNEYDFLKRALVAHSNKEAVVCGDTRLTYRQFGERVNRWSNAMSGLGIQKDDRVAMLSQNCHRVLEAFFGTPLLGSILMPLNFRLVAGDFEYILNHGGAKVLIVEEGLTGLIDSIRDRLTTIEHFVVASDDSKAAEEGWLDYETLLAEASPESPPPVDIDENETSALLYTSGTTGRPKGVMLTHRNLYINAINSICEFGIHERDVYLHTLAQFHCNGWGVGYAVTGMGGTHVIIKKFEPAAFFDLVARERVTFACMPPTMINMALNHPMNAAMLDGLPRGVRVGTAGSAPPLATIQGAQEKFGWQVIQIYGLTETAPFLTVSKIKPHMQDWSADQKSRVQAKTGYPMIGVDIRVVDDHGRDVKPDSGEVGEVITRANVVMKGYWRQPEATDAVIVDGWFHTGDMALLDSEGYIEVVDRKKDLIISGGENISSIEVEGLLYKHPAVLEAAVIGVPDERWGETVCALVVLKSGAIASEEELIEFCRASLAHFKCPRRIQFIEALPRTATGKIQKNVLRDKHWSDKAKRVG